From Streptomyces sp. Edi4, one genomic window encodes:
- a CDS encoding DUF1707 domain-containing protein, producing MRASDADRDKIADILRDALAEGRLDAAEHSERIDAVYRAKTVGELEPLVKDLPASGARPRPVAAPAPREVAESVGPVEAENLVAIFSASTRKGRWRVGRRTNVFSLFGSVDIDLTEALFEQRLTVINATAIFGNVEVRVPENLSLRGSGTGIFGNFEVHTLEADDPEAPVVVINGYSVFGSIEAKPKRGKLIADLHQRLRKRLDP from the coding sequence CTGCGGGCGTCGGACGCCGACCGGGACAAGATCGCCGACATCCTGCGCGACGCGCTGGCCGAGGGGCGCCTCGACGCGGCCGAGCACTCCGAGCGCATCGACGCGGTCTACCGCGCCAAGACGGTCGGTGAACTGGAGCCCCTGGTCAAGGACTTGCCCGCGAGCGGCGCCCGCCCCCGGCCGGTGGCCGCGCCCGCACCGCGCGAGGTGGCGGAGAGCGTCGGGCCCGTCGAGGCGGAGAACCTGGTCGCGATCTTCTCCGCCTCCACCCGCAAGGGCCGCTGGCGGGTCGGCCGGCGCACCAATGTCTTCTCGCTGTTCGGCAGCGTCGACATCGACCTCACAGAGGCGCTGTTCGAGCAGCGCCTGACCGTCATCAACGCGACCGCGATTTTCGGCAATGTGGAAGTCCGGGTCCCGGAAAACCTGAGCCTGCGCGGGAGCGGCACCGGAATCTTCGGCAACTTCGAGGTGCACACGCTCGAGGCCGACGATCCGGAGGCTCCGGTGGTCGTCATCAATGGATACTCGGTCTTCGGCAGCATCGAGGCCAAGCCGAAGCGGGGCAAGCTCATCGCCGACCTCCACCAGAGGCTGCGCAAGCGGCTGGACCCCTGA
- a CDS encoding WhiB family transcriptional regulator, whose protein sequence is MLHPPHHSLQVAAVPPQRGPAREDQAGPWHAEAVCRRDEAGLFFAPSKEPTAARLSREEAAKRVCARCPVMVECREHALLMPEPYGVWGGLTAAERRVVIARRRRREVELKKSASAA, encoded by the coding sequence GTGCTGCATCCGCCGCATCATTCCCTGCAGGTCGCCGCCGTTCCGCCGCAGCGTGGTCCAGCCAGGGAGGATCAGGCGGGCCCGTGGCACGCGGAGGCGGTCTGCCGCCGGGACGAGGCGGGTCTGTTCTTCGCCCCGTCCAAGGAGCCGACGGCCGCCAGACTCTCCCGCGAGGAGGCCGCCAAGCGCGTCTGCGCCCGCTGTCCGGTCATGGTGGAGTGCCGCGAGCACGCCCTGCTCATGCCCGAGCCGTACGGTGTCTGGGGCGGCCTGACCGCGGCCGAGCGCCGGGTGGTCATCGCCCGCCGCCGCCGGCGCGAGGTCGAACTGAAGAAGTCCGCGTCCGCCGCCTAG
- the glpX gene encoding class II fructose-bisphosphatase produces MTEHHLPSELEVSPEAPDRNLALELVRVTEAAAMAAGRWVGRGDKIGADGAAVNAMRTLVSTVSMNGIVVIGEGEKDEAPMLYNGERIGDGTGAEVDIAVDPIDGTTLNAKGMPNAIAVLAAADRGAMFDPSAVFYMDKLVTGPEAADFVDINAPVSVNIRRVAKAKNSSPEDVTVVILDRPRHEGIVKEIRETGARIKFISDGDVAGSIMAVREGTGVDLLMGIGGTPEGIISACAIKCLGGVIQGKLWPKDEAERQRALDAGHDLDRTLSTDDLVSGDNVFFVATGITDGELLRGVRYRAETATTQSLVMRSKSGTIRQIDSTHRLSKLRAYSQIDFDRAK; encoded by the coding sequence ATGACCGAGCATCATCTGCCGTCCGAACTCGAGGTCTCTCCCGAGGCCCCCGACCGCAACCTGGCCCTTGAGCTCGTGCGGGTCACCGAGGCCGCCGCCATGGCCGCGGGCCGCTGGGTCGGCCGCGGGGACAAGATCGGCGCGGACGGCGCCGCGGTCAACGCCATGCGGACCCTCGTCTCCACCGTCTCGATGAACGGCATCGTCGTCATCGGCGAGGGCGAGAAGGACGAGGCGCCCATGCTCTACAACGGGGAGCGCATCGGCGACGGCACCGGCGCCGAGGTCGACATCGCCGTCGACCCCATCGACGGCACCACCCTGAACGCCAAGGGCATGCCGAACGCGATCGCCGTGCTCGCCGCCGCCGACCGCGGCGCCATGTTCGACCCGTCCGCGGTCTTCTACATGGACAAGCTGGTGACGGGCCCCGAGGCGGCCGACTTCGTCGACATCAACGCCCCGGTCTCGGTCAACATCCGCCGGGTCGCCAAGGCCAAGAACTCCTCGCCCGAGGACGTCACCGTGGTCATCCTGGACCGCCCCCGCCACGAGGGCATCGTCAAGGAGATCCGGGAGACCGGCGCGCGCATCAAGTTCATCTCGGACGGCGACGTCGCCGGTTCGATCATGGCCGTGCGCGAGGGCACCGGCGTCGACCTGCTCATGGGCATCGGCGGCACCCCCGAGGGGATCATCTCGGCCTGCGCGATCAAGTGCCTGGGCGGTGTCATCCAGGGCAAGCTGTGGCCCAAGGACGAGGCCGAGCGTCAGCGCGCACTCGACGCGGGGCACGACCTGGACCGTACGCTCTCCACGGACGACCTGGTCAGCGGCGACAACGTGTTCTTCGTCGCCACCGGCATCACCGACGGCGAGCTGCTGCGCGGGGTGCGCTACCGCGCGGAGACGGCGACCACGCAGTCGCTCGTGATGCGCTCGAAGTCGGGCACCATCCGCCAGATCGACTCCACGCACCGGCTCTCCAAGCTGCGCGCGTACAGCCAGATCGACTTCGACCGGGCCAAGTAG